The following are encoded together in the Drosophila biarmipes strain raj3 chromosome 3L, RU_DBia_V1.1, whole genome shotgun sequence genome:
- the LOC108030571 gene encoding zinc finger protein 629 isoform X2, translated as MYSRCSAQKLLRVARKLMEEVYIIEDEAAKQDIGKEMLPVSSIRKLLKGRRRRGERLTLECSICRRGFYKSALLEAHMKQHEGLKPYTCVHCAKSYARANLLDTHLRERHHNPSARATYPCPNCNKVYTADRSLKYHSKRAHQVTHRPDTSDSLHICEQCGKSFVRRALLTRHKRIHGNEEYRKYSCDFCDHRFYTKENMVDHTQRRHGNKTLLRCRKCGRIFRSSSTLSTHLKKHEVASG; from the exons ATGTATTCAAGGTGTTCTGCTCAGAAATTATTAAGGGTGGCTCGGAAATTAATG GAGGAGGTATACATAATTGAGGACGAGGCTGCCAAACAGGATATTGGAAAAGAGATGTTACCCGTTTCGTCCATTAGaaagttgctgaaaggaaggagACGGAGAGGTGAAAGACTCACCCTCGAGTGCAGCATATGCCGCCGAGGCTTCTACAAATCCGCGCTGCTGGAGGCCCACATGAAGCAACACGAGGGTCTGAAACCGTATACCTGCGTCCATTGTGCCAAGAGTTATGCGAGGGCCAATCTGCTAGACACGCACCTGCGGGAGAGGCATCATAATCCGTCCGCGAGGGCAACCTATCCCTGCCCGAACTGCAATAAAGTGTACACAGCTGATCGAAGTCTCAAATATCACTCAAAGAGGGCACACCAAGTGACTCATAGGCCAGATACCTCCGACTCCCTGCACATTTGCGAACAGTGCGGAAAGTCCTTTGTGCGCAGGGCCCTTCTCACACGTCACAAAAGGATCCATGGAAACGAGGAGTATCGGAAGTACTCCTGCGATTTCTGTGACCATAGATTCTACACCAAGGAGAACATGGTGGACCATACGCAGCGAAGACACGGCAACAAGACCCTACTCAGGTGCCGAAAGTGCGGACGCATTTTCAGGAGCAGCTCAACCCTCAGCACTCACCTGAAAAAACACGAGGTGGCCAGCGGATAA
- the LOC108030687 gene encoding EARP-interacting protein homolog — protein sequence MEENSLIYGLELQARALTPQHGESNDVCFFIATNSLKPTNQVHLIQYEEEQGTVQSKVFEHALGEVWKLNSCPHNPRLLASVYNVQKGAQVLSQSALLTLPEDLNPDPEHLKSEYLPWEQVEVLDTEALGERVKTIEFHPSQEQSLACVVDNKVAVMQRAEASTRVVAEVPTSGSSSGSAKHTLHFTTGKWSHHHQGHQFLTLQDGNLSAYDVRDTQHCAWSINDAHGQMVRDLDCNPNKQCHLVTGGDDGYLRIWDCRMPKAPVFERSDHSHWVWSVRFNTFHDQLLLSSSSDCKVLLTCAGSVSSETQAQAGLDDSNFSGAETEERHKLLPDGLLQTFDQHEDSVYCAEWSNVDPWIFASLSYDGRVIISKVPKQYKYQIIF from the exons ATGGAGGAAAACAGCCTGATCTATGGTTTAGAACTCCAGGCGAGGGCTTTGACACCCCAACACGGAGAAAGCAACGATGTGTGCTTCTTCATCGCTACGAATTCCTTGAAACCCACCAACCAAGTGCATTTGATTCAGTACGAGGAGGAACAGGGAACCGTCCAGTCAAAA GTCTTCGAGCACGCCTTGGGTGAAGTGTGGAAACTGAATAGCTGCCCCCATAACCCTCGCCTGTTGGCCTCCGTCTACAATGTCCAAAAAGGAGCACAGGTGCTCTCTCAATCGGCCCTATTAACACTTCCCGAGGACCTTAACCCGGATCCAGAGCACCTTAAGTCGGAATACCTGCCATGGGAGCAGGTTGAGGTCCTGGACACCGAAGCCCTAGGAGAACGAGTTAAAACCATTGAATTTCATCCAAGTCAGGAGCAGAGCCTTGCCTGCGTTGTGGACAACAAGGTGGCGGTGATGCAGAGGGCGGAAGCCTCTACACGCGTGGTGGCCGAGGTGCCCACCAGTGGATCCTCCAGCGGATCTGCCAAGCACACGCTGCACTTCACCACCGGCAAGTGGTCGCACCATCACCAGGGCCACCAGTTCCTCACCCTCCAAGATGGCAATCTGAGTGCCTACGATGTGCGCGATACGCAGCACTGTGCGTGGAGCATCAACGATGCCCACGGGCAGATGGTGCGCGACCTGGACTGCAATCCCAACAAGCAGTGCCACCTGGTCACGGGTGGGGATGATGGCTACCTAAGGATCTGGGACTGCCGCATGCCAAAGGCTCCGGTCTTCGAGCGCTCCGATCACTCCCATTGGGTGTGGTCCGTGCGCTTCAACACATTCCATGACCAACTGCTCCTCTCCAGCTCCAGCGACTGCAAAGTGCTGCTCACTTGTGCGGGGTCTGTGAGTTCGGAAACTCAGGCTCAGGCGGGACTAGATGACTCCAACTTCAGTGGGGCAGAAACGGAGGAGAGGCACAAACTCCTGCCCGATGGTCTGCTGCAGACCTTTGATCAGCACGAGGACTCTGTGTACTGCGCCGAGTGGAGCAATGTGGATCCCTGGATCTTTGCTTCCCTAAGCTACGATGGCCGCGTCATTATCTCAAAGGTGCCCAAACAGTACAAGTACCAGATTATATTTTAA
- the LOC108030571 gene encoding zinc finger protein 879 isoform X1, which yields MFESMLNLCAGRMVADSTTSGMDGRDVTKTMICRACLVLLGPQDASYHLDSEEDLARKYFGCTGGDPEKAFAPQDEDLPPQLVLKSICECCYQLVQKFHDFQRMCEESLRNFEKLLLDIDFECTKNQNDINTRLLDTPSESHESTNQEAHMDAPCSESAEEIEEVYIIEDEAAKQDIGKEMLPVSSIRKLLKGRRRRGERLTLECSICRRGFYKSALLEAHMKQHEGLKPYTCVHCAKSYARANLLDTHLRERHHNPSARATYPCPNCNKVYTADRSLKYHSKRAHQVTHRPDTSDSLHICEQCGKSFVRRALLTRHKRIHGNEEYRKYSCDFCDHRFYTKENMVDHTQRRHGNKTLLRCRKCGRIFRSSSTLSTHLKKHEVASG from the exons ATGTTTGAATCGATGCTGAATCTGTGCGCGGGTCGCATGGTCGCGGACTCGACTACCTCTGGAATGGATGGTCGAGATGTGACCAAGACGATGATTTGCCGAGCCTGTCTGGTGCTGCTGGGGCCCCAGGATGCCTCGTACCACCTGGACAGCGAAGAGGACTTGGCTAGGAAGTATTTCGGCTGCACTGGAGGCGATCCGGAGAAGGCATTCGCTCCGCAGGACGAAGACTTGCCACCCCAGTTGGTCCTGAAAAGCATCTGCGAATGCTGCTACCAACTGGTGCAAAAATTCCACGACTTTCAACGCATGTGCGAAGAGTCCTTGCGCAATTTTGAGAAGCTGCTCCTAGACATCGACTTTGAGTGCACTAAAAATCAGAATGATATCAATACACGCCTCTTGGATACCCCCTCGGAAAGCCATGAGTCCACTAATCAGGAAGCCCACATGGACGCACCCTGCAGCGAATCAGCCGAAGAGATT GAGGAGGTATACATAATTGAGGACGAGGCTGCCAAACAGGATATTGGAAAAGAGATGTTACCCGTTTCGTCCATTAGaaagttgctgaaaggaaggagACGGAGAGGTGAAAGACTCACCCTCGAGTGCAGCATATGCCGCCGAGGCTTCTACAAATCCGCGCTGCTGGAGGCCCACATGAAGCAACACGAGGGTCTGAAACCGTATACCTGCGTCCATTGTGCCAAGAGTTATGCGAGGGCCAATCTGCTAGACACGCACCTGCGGGAGAGGCATCATAATCCGTCCGCGAGGGCAACCTATCCCTGCCCGAACTGCAATAAAGTGTACACAGCTGATCGAAGTCTCAAATATCACTCAAAGAGGGCACACCAAGTGACTCATAGGCCAGATACCTCCGACTCCCTGCACATTTGCGAACAGTGCGGAAAGTCCTTTGTGCGCAGGGCCCTTCTCACACGTCACAAAAGGATCCATGGAAACGAGGAGTATCGGAAGTACTCCTGCGATTTCTGTGACCATAGATTCTACACCAAGGAGAACATGGTGGACCATACGCAGCGAAGACACGGCAACAAGACCCTACTCAGGTGCCGAAAGTGCGGACGCATTTTCAGGAGCAGCTCAACCCTCAGCACTCACCTGAAAAAACACGAGGTGGCCAGCGGATAA
- the LOC108030572 gene encoding ubiquitin-conjugating enzyme E2 C yields MAQNISPEQSGAGGGGTKHSDDSLPVKDNHAVSKRLHKELMNLMMANEKGISAFPDGENIFKWVGTIAGPLNTVYSGQTYRLSLDFPNSYPYAAPVVKFLTSCFHPNVDLQGAICLDILKDKWSALYDVRTILLSIQSLLGEPNNESPLNAQAAMMWNDQKEYKKYLDAFYEKHKDT; encoded by the exons ATGGCGCAGAATATCAGCCCCGAACAGAGCGGAGCAGGAGGCGGGGGCACCAAGCATAGCGATGACTCCTTGCCCGTGAAAGACAATCACGCCGTGAGTAAAAG ACTGCACAAGGAACTGATGAATCTGATGATGGCCAACGAGAAGGGCATTTCGGCGTTTCCGGACGGCGAGAACATCTTCAAGTGGGTGGGCACCATAGCGGGTCCGCTGAACACCGTGTACTCGGGGCAGACGTACCGCCTGTCCCTGGACTTCCCCAACTCCTACCCGTACGCGGCGCCCGTGGTCAAGTTCCTGACGTCCTGCTTCCATCCCAACGTTGATCTGCAGGGCGCCATCTGCCTGGACATCCTGAAGGACAAGTGGTCGGCCCTATACGATGTGCGCACCATTCTGCTGTCCATACAATCCCTGCTGGGCGAGCCGAACAACGAGAGTCCACTGAATGCGCAGGCCGCGATGATGTGGAACGACCAAAAGGAGTACAAAAAATATCTAGACGCCTTCTATGAGAAACACAAGGACACCTAG
- the LOC108030688 gene encoding kxDL motif-containing protein CG10681 — protein sequence MSHLGLTDVHQSQDATPDLESFTGFGNSAAEAFIQSLAGMVNQGDVETMIRAQKQMLQRFEKTNEMLLNCNALSQSRLKSASEDFKRHVKCLNDMKKDLDYIFRKIRVIKQKLQLQFPAIYAEVQPQRSSLAEEAEDDTEVQAKKATDTAAPSTGKPVPPTAQSKKSAATIEYVQMEEAVDNGTVEIENELIKRVCSVETANPNDSSDCTSEDTG from the exons ATGAGTCACTTGGGCCTGACGGATGTGCACCAATCCCAGGATGCCACTCCTGACTTGGAATCCTTCACTGGCTTTGGTAACTCCGCTGCAGAGGCCTTCATCCAGAGTCTCGCAGGAATGGTCAATCAAGGGGATGTGGAAACCATGATAAGGGCTCAAAAACAAAT GCTGCAACGCTTCGAAAAAACCAATGAGATGCTCCTAAACTGCAATGCCCTTTCTCAGAGTCGCCTGAAAAGCGCCAGCGAGGATTTTAAAAGACATGTGAAATGCCTAAATGACATGAAGAAGGATTTGGACTATATATTTCGAAAGATACGGGTCATCAAGCagaagctgcagctgcagtttCCCGCCATATATGCCGAAGTGCAGCCGCAAAGGAGCAGTTTGGCGGAGGAAGCCGAAGACGACACGGAAGTCCAGGCCAAAAAGGCCACTGACACAGCTGCTCCATCGACAGGAAAACCTGTTCCACCCACTGCACAGTCCAAGAAGAGTGCTGCCACCATTGAGTATGTCCAAATGGAGGAGGCCGTGGACAATGGCACCGTGGAGATCGAAAACGAGCTGATCAAACGCGTCTGCTCCGTCGAAACGGCCAATCCTAACGACTCCTCCGACTGCACTTCCGAGGATACAGGTTGA